A stretch of the Streptomyces sp. NBC_00654 genome encodes the following:
- a CDS encoding SufS family cysteine desulfurase has protein sequence MTIQHIETPGCLCTAHTALSSERPTAHGTGFDPQAVRPDFPVLRRTVNDGRPLIYLDSAATSQKPQLVLDAERDFYALHNANVHRSHHQLAREATWLLEAGRARIAAFVGARADDIVLTKNASEALNLVAYALGNASRSERDLRSLALGPGDRVVITEMEHHSNLMPWQQLCRRTGAELAWLTITPEGRLDLDRLDEIVDERTKVFAFTHQSNVYGTVNPVDVLVKRAREVGALTVLDACQSVPHFPVDVTELGVDFLAFSGHKMCGPTGIGVLWGRKELLRALPPFLTGGEMNDAVTMENSTYAAPPQRFEAGTPVIAQAVGLGAACTYLDRIGMREIARHGDRLTRHALDALGSVKGLRIVGPGDSTDRGPVISFALSDRFPDDIGEFLDARGIAIRVGHLCARPACVRFGLPATTRASFYAYTTTGEIDAFVQALAELAEPALHAVPETAVLPTAQEDSTPAEASFEPAGIPSTGVSAPAAAAEFLDRVLGDAATAATGLAVSLGDRLGLYRALSGSGPMSAAQLADRTGTHEIYVREWLHTQVGAGYVHRSPDTAEGQPVYLLPAAHAEVLADSDAPTAGVGIFASLRTLYDVEDRLAECFRTGEGVDWGEYPPQMFRAIARFFRPAYKANIVQKWLPELDGMTRRLDAGAQVADIGCGIGYSTLLMAQAFPRSAFHGFDNHQPSIDRARIIAEDRELDDRVRFHAAAARDLDAADAGRFDLITLFNCLHDMGDPLGALDGARRVLKPDGAIMLVEPNAEADPTHNTHSTGRLFMSLSTALCLPAAVAQRGPLALGNHAGEKALRSLAEAAGFTRWRRVAETPRSAVYEIRF, from the coding sequence ATGACCATCCAGCACATCGAGACCCCCGGCTGTCTCTGTACCGCGCACACCGCGCTCAGCTCCGAACGGCCGACCGCACACGGCACCGGTTTCGATCCGCAGGCCGTCCGCCCCGACTTCCCGGTACTGCGGCGCACCGTCAACGACGGCCGGCCCCTGATCTACCTCGACAGCGCGGCCACTTCGCAGAAGCCGCAGCTGGTCCTCGACGCGGAGAGAGACTTCTACGCGCTCCACAACGCCAATGTGCACCGCAGCCACCACCAGTTGGCCAGGGAAGCGACGTGGCTGCTGGAGGCGGGCCGGGCCCGCATCGCGGCCTTCGTCGGCGCGCGGGCCGACGACATCGTCCTGACCAAGAACGCGTCCGAAGCGCTCAACCTCGTCGCCTACGCCCTGGGCAACGCGTCCCGCTCCGAGCGGGACCTGCGCTCACTGGCCCTCGGGCCGGGCGACCGGGTCGTGATCACGGAGATGGAGCACCACTCCAACCTCATGCCCTGGCAGCAGCTCTGCCGCCGCACCGGAGCCGAGCTCGCCTGGCTCACCATCACCCCCGAGGGCCGCCTGGACCTCGACCGTCTCGACGAGATCGTGGACGAGCGCACCAAGGTGTTCGCCTTCACCCACCAGTCCAATGTGTACGGAACGGTCAACCCGGTCGATGTGCTCGTCAAACGCGCCAGGGAAGTGGGGGCGCTCACGGTCCTCGACGCCTGTCAGTCGGTGCCGCACTTCCCCGTCGATGTCACCGAACTCGGTGTCGACTTCCTGGCGTTCTCCGGGCACAAGATGTGCGGACCCACCGGAATCGGTGTGCTGTGGGGTCGCAAGGAGTTACTGCGCGCTCTCCCCCCGTTCCTGACCGGGGGCGAGATGAACGATGCCGTGACGATGGAGAACTCCACCTACGCGGCACCGCCTCAGCGTTTCGAGGCAGGTACCCCCGTCATCGCGCAGGCGGTCGGGCTCGGTGCGGCCTGCACCTATCTGGACCGGATCGGCATGAGGGAGATCGCGCGGCACGGCGACCGTCTCACCCGGCACGCCCTGGATGCCCTCGGATCCGTCAAGGGCCTGCGCATCGTCGGCCCCGGCGACAGCACCGACCGCGGGCCGGTGATCTCCTTCGCGCTGTCCGACCGGTTCCCCGACGACATAGGGGAGTTCCTCGACGCACGCGGCATCGCCATCCGGGTGGGACACCTGTGCGCCCGGCCCGCCTGTGTACGTTTCGGACTGCCCGCCACCACCCGGGCCTCGTTCTACGCGTATACGACGACCGGCGAGATCGACGCCTTCGTCCAGGCGCTGGCCGAACTCGCCGAACCCGCCCTGCACGCGGTCCCGGAGACAGCCGTCCTCCCGACCGCGCAGGAGGACAGCACGCCGGCGGAGGCCTCTTTCGAGCCTGCGGGGATACCGTCCACCGGTGTCTCCGCACCGGCCGCCGCGGCCGAATTCCTCGACCGGGTCCTGGGGGACGCCGCGACAGCCGCCACCGGGCTCGCCGTCTCTCTCGGCGACCGCCTCGGCCTCTACCGTGCCCTGTCCGGCAGCGGCCCCATGTCAGCCGCCCAACTCGCCGACCGTACGGGCACCCACGAAATCTACGTACGGGAATGGCTGCACACCCAGGTCGGCGCAGGGTACGTCCACCGGTCGCCGGACACGGCCGAGGGACAGCCCGTCTACCTCCTGCCCGCCGCACACGCCGAAGTGCTCGCCGACTCGGACGCCCCCACCGCAGGAGTCGGTATCTTCGCCTCCCTGCGGACCCTCTACGACGTCGAGGACCGGCTCGCCGAATGCTTCCGCACCGGAGAAGGAGTGGACTGGGGTGAGTACCCGCCCCAGATGTTCCGCGCGATCGCCCGCTTCTTCCGTCCCGCCTACAAGGCCAACATCGTCCAGAAGTGGCTGCCCGAACTCGACGGGATGACCCGGCGCCTCGACGCCGGCGCACAGGTGGCCGACATCGGCTGCGGAATCGGCTACTCGACCCTCCTGATGGCCCAGGCCTTCCCCCGGTCGGCCTTCCACGGCTTCGACAACCACCAGCCGTCCATAGACCGGGCGCGCATCATCGCCGAGGACCGGGAACTCGACGACCGTGTCCGCTTCCACGCCGCCGCCGCCCGCGACCTCGACGCCGCCGACGCCGGCCGGTTCGATCTGATCACCCTCTTCAACTGCCTCCACGACATGGGCGACCCGTTGGGGGCACTCGACGGCGCGCGGCGCGTCCTGAAGCCCGACGGTGCGATCATGCTGGTCGAACCCAACGCGGAAGCCGACCCCACGCACAACACCCACTCCACCGGCAGGCTCTTCATGAGCCTGTCCACCGCACTCTGCCTGCCCGCGGCCGTCGCCCAGCGAGGGCCACTCGCCCTGGGCAACCACGCGGGAGAGAAGGCCTTGCGGTCACTGGCCGAAGCCGCCGGGTTCACCCGGTGGCGCCGCGTGGCGGAGACCCCCCGCAGCGCCGTGTACGAAATCCGGTTCTGA
- a CDS encoding tol-pal system YbgF family protein — MPHRAPNRKLAVLLEATSWSAADLARAVNTLGAAQGLRLRYDRTAVAHWLKGSRPRGPVPDLVAQALSHRAGRLISAEDTGLTPPGRLPGAGMPPPGTGQEGGGGLPGLIALCSQDADPNQRAALIGTVYSPAPHTPPVWRPDPPGPGPGGEPYASADEQFLSAMVELFAGLVRAHGGAYIRSALAAHLADNAARLASVPAADGIHPPVLDHCARLVHVLASMTADAGHHGLAHRYYALALELAREAGNRASYAITLRVMSVQALGLGHVHQAHSLADSAVECAGRNDPAVLAFVLAQRGHTHAALRDGKGAMADLVGSADAHRRADSHGGAFAVYPEAGIAYRRARTLQVLQRPAEAVLAFQSSVLHRDPGQHRPYALTQARLAEALVADGQLEEACAHWHIFLDHYPYVVGSNEAGRALARMLQHARSFPRQRQAVELIERGRASSARLPRY, encoded by the coding sequence ATGCCGCATCGCGCACCCAACCGGAAACTGGCCGTCCTTCTCGAAGCCACGTCCTGGAGCGCCGCGGATCTGGCCCGCGCGGTGAACACGCTGGGAGCGGCCCAGGGGCTGCGGCTGCGTTACGACCGTACGGCAGTGGCGCACTGGCTCAAGGGCTCCCGGCCCCGTGGACCGGTGCCCGACCTGGTCGCCCAGGCGCTCAGTCACCGGGCCGGCCGTCTGATCTCGGCCGAGGACACCGGACTCACCCCTCCCGGCCGCCTGCCGGGTGCCGGCATGCCGCCGCCCGGCACCGGGCAGGAAGGGGGCGGCGGTCTTCCCGGCCTCATCGCGTTGTGCAGCCAGGACGCCGACCCGAACCAACGCGCCGCCCTCATCGGCACCGTCTACTCGCCGGCTCCGCATACTCCGCCGGTATGGAGACCCGACCCGCCCGGTCCCGGGCCGGGCGGGGAGCCGTACGCGTCGGCGGACGAACAGTTCCTGAGCGCGATGGTGGAGCTCTTCGCCGGCCTGGTCCGGGCCCACGGCGGTGCCTACATCCGCTCGGCCCTGGCGGCCCATCTGGCGGACAACGCGGCCCGGCTGGCATCGGTTCCGGCAGCGGACGGAATCCATCCTCCTGTGCTGGACCACTGCGCCCGGCTGGTGCACGTGCTGGCCTCCATGACGGCCGACGCCGGGCACCACGGGCTGGCCCACCGGTACTACGCGCTGGCCCTGGAGCTGGCCCGCGAGGCCGGGAACCGGGCCTCCTACGCGATCACTCTGCGCGTCATGAGCGTCCAGGCCCTCGGCCTCGGTCATGTCCATCAGGCGCACAGCCTCGCCGACTCCGCGGTCGAGTGCGCCGGGAGGAACGATCCGGCGGTGCTGGCTTTCGTCCTCGCTCAGCGAGGCCACACGCACGCGGCGCTTCGCGACGGGAAGGGTGCGATGGCCGACCTCGTGGGCAGCGCCGACGCCCATCGTCGCGCGGACAGCCACGGCGGTGCGTTCGCCGTCTACCCGGAAGCGGGAATCGCGTACCGACGGGCCCGGACGCTGCAGGTTCTCCAGCGTCCGGCGGAGGCTGTTCTCGCCTTCCAGTCCTCGGTGCTGCACCGGGACCCGGGGCAGCACCGCCCCTACGCCCTCACCCAGGCGCGCCTCGCGGAAGCGCTGGTGGCCGACGGTCAGCTCGAAGAGGCCTGCGCGCACTGGCACATCTTCCTCGACCACTACCCGTATGTCGTCGGCTCCAACGAGGCCGGCCGCGCGCTGGCCCGCATGCTCCAGCACGCGCGGAGCTTTCCGAGGCAGCGTCAGGCCGTCGAGCTGATCGAGCGGGGCCGTGCCTCCTCAGCCCGGCTGCCACGGTACTGA